Proteins from one Leptospira meyeri genomic window:
- the fliQ gene encoding flagellar biosynthesis protein FliQ: MTEVDVVNLMREAFIVTLKISSPILITALVVGLIVGILQTTTSIQEPTIAFVPKLVSIFAVIVFFSAWMVRVMTDYTREIFFMIEKI; this comes from the coding sequence ATGACAGAAGTAGACGTTGTTAACTTGATGCGAGAAGCATTCATTGTGACTCTAAAAATATCCAGTCCCATCTTGATTACTGCACTTGTTGTGGGGCTGATTGTTGGAATTTTACAAACCACAACTTCGATCCAAGAACCTACAATTGCTTTTGTTCCCAAACTTGTTTCTATTTTTGCTGTGATAGTATTTTTTTCGGCTTGGATGGTGCGGGTGATGACAGACTATACTCGTGAAATTTTTTTTATGATAGAAAAGATATGA
- the fliR gene encoding flagellar biosynthetic protein FliR, translating into MESFVLHFQSFLFVLVRLLGLFLVAPFFSSESINFSLRMIFSFMVSLIVYPVVATYMPPVPGHMINFGILILSELLVGVFIGFLVSLVFAAFQMAGEFFNNQIGFGYTEILDPVTQNSLPAIGTMKNLMATALFLVIGAHRFLIETLAYSFEKIRIIAFTGKVNAGLYKLMEEAIGAMFVVSFKIALPVMGILFLVSLAEGLMGKAAQQMNVMSMSFPLKVFIGTLTLIATLTFIATQMVQGIQISMDKANLLIREWPNL; encoded by the coding sequence ATGGAATCATTTGTTTTACACTTTCAATCTTTTCTCTTTGTCTTAGTTCGACTACTCGGACTTTTTTTGGTAGCACCATTTTTCTCTTCTGAATCAATCAACTTTTCACTCCGAATGATTTTTTCCTTTATGGTTTCGTTGATTGTTTATCCAGTTGTGGCAACTTACATGCCACCAGTTCCCGGCCATATGATCAATTTTGGAATCCTAATTCTTTCTGAATTGTTGGTAGGAGTATTTATTGGATTTCTCGTCTCACTAGTGTTTGCTGCCTTTCAAATGGCTGGAGAATTTTTTAATAACCAAATTGGATTTGGTTATACGGAAATTTTGGATCCAGTTACTCAAAACTCACTTCCTGCGATTGGTACCATGAAAAATTTGATGGCAACCGCTCTTTTTCTCGTGATAGGAGCACATCGATTTCTCATTGAAACATTAGCCTATTCTTTTGAAAAAATTAGAATCATTGCTTTTACGGGAAAGGTAAATGCTGGGCTCTATAAGTTGATGGAAGAAGCGATCGGTGCTATGTTTGTTGTTAGCTTTAAAATTGCACTTCCTGTGATGGGAATTCTATTTTTGGTTTCCCTTGCAGAAGGCCTAATGGGAAAAGCTGCCCAACAGATGAATGTAATGTCAATGTCGTTCCCACTGAAAGTTTTTATTGGAACACTCACTCTCATTGCAACCCTTACTTTCATCGCAACTCAAATGGTACAAGGAATTCAGATTTCCATGGATAAGGCAAATTTACTCATCCGGGAGTGGCCAAACTTATGA
- a CDS encoding EscU/YscU/HrcU family type III secretion system export apparatus switch protein: MKGKLKFFFAKITAWIEAVTKPLFGGIRFLSFGLAEDLQTDLFSKDLRFTTGYYAIELQLFAAADEGRTEPPSERRRREEKEKGNVPKSNEVASTLVLLGGTGVLFILGDTFIRNTAIFIKKYLPMGMKLDRFGAEEFRVILAGVSRDFFNLLWPILAITLVFAIVGNVVQVGFMFSPRALSFRFDRIAPNFKRVLPNRQTLFNLVKSLAKVVLIGVISYVLISGDFLKVLLTGNMGMMQAITLITYSGFKIMMAAGLLLLGIAVADFFFQKSEFEESLKQTPSEAKREMKEDSGDPVMKNRRMQLARDMMQGNMLREVPKADVVITNPTHYSVALSYEMGRDSAPRVIAKGENRLALEIRRIARENDVPIIESPKQARLLYAQVEVGEEIPQEFFQAVVQILITLEKFKKKVGMA; encoded by the coding sequence ATGAAAGGGAAATTAAAGTTCTTCTTTGCTAAGATAACCGCATGGATAGAGGCTGTGACCAAACCTTTGTTTGGTGGAATTCGTTTTTTGTCATTTGGCCTTGCTGAAGATTTGCAAACAGATTTATTTTCAAAGGATCTTCGTTTTACTACCGGTTATTATGCGATAGAACTCCAACTCTTCGCTGCAGCTGATGAAGGTCGAACTGAACCGCCGAGTGAACGTCGTAGAAGAGAAGAAAAGGAAAAGGGAAATGTCCCGAAATCCAACGAAGTAGCGTCCACTCTTGTTTTGTTAGGTGGAACGGGTGTTTTGTTTATCTTGGGTGATACATTTATAAGAAACACTGCAATTTTTATTAAAAAATATCTCCCCATGGGCATGAAACTTGACCGGTTCGGGGCAGAGGAATTCCGGGTGATCCTTGCCGGTGTTTCCCGTGATTTTTTTAATCTGCTTTGGCCTATCCTTGCAATTACACTTGTATTTGCTATTGTTGGGAATGTGGTGCAGGTGGGATTTATGTTTTCGCCGAGAGCACTTTCATTTCGATTTGATCGAATCGCTCCCAACTTTAAACGGGTTTTGCCAAATCGCCAAACATTATTTAATTTAGTTAAGTCTCTCGCAAAAGTAGTGTTAATTGGTGTAATAAGTTATGTTTTAATATCAGGTGACTTTTTGAAAGTTCTTTTGACAGGAAATATGGGAATGATGCAGGCCATTACTCTCATTACGTATTCTGGATTTAAGATTATGATGGCTGCTGGACTTTTGTTACTTGGAATCGCTGTTGCTGACTTTTTTTTCCAAAAGTCCGAATTTGAAGAATCTCTTAAACAAACTCCTTCTGAAGCCAAACGAGAGATGAAAGAAGATTCTGGTGATCCAGTGATGAAAAACCGAAGGATGCAATTGGCAAGGGATATGATGCAAGGAAATATGCTTCGTGAAGTCCCGAAAGCCGATGTTGTCATTACCAATCCTACTCATTATTCGGTGGCATTATCTTATGAAATGGGAAGGGATTCAGCACCAAGAGTAATTGCTAAAGGTGAGAATCGCCTAGCGCTTGAAATACGAAGGATTGCTCGTGAAAACGATGTCCCTATTATAGAAAGTCCCAAACAAGCACGCCTTTTATATGCGCAAGTGGAAGTGGGAGAAGAGATCCCACAAGAATTCTTCCAAGCAGTGGTGCAAATCCTCATCACTCTTGAGAAGTTCAAAAAAAAAGTAGGAATGGCATAA
- a CDS encoding flagellar biosynthesis protein FlhA, which yields MNFRDILKQSDVVLGVGTLLILGMLIVPLPGFVLDILIVVSIGLGLLILMTALSVTEPSEFSIFPSLLLITTLFRLALNVSTTRQILSKGPAMNSSVIEAFGTFVVGGESGLGKYVVGLIIFIILTIVQVLVITKGATRISEVAARFTLDGLPQKQMSIDMELNSGAITEAEAKVKRKKVQREVDFYGAMDGASKFVQGDVRAGLIITAINLLGGILIGSTIRGESFLASIETYGKFTIGDGLVSQIPGLLSTTATGIIVTRSSSEKKLTVEIKDQLFGNAKTLYVVSGALGLSSLIPGLPFFSLLFLAGAIGYLGYSIEQVAKEEIKKIENVAQEKVQEKKPENYIKEISVEAIQVELGRDLLPLVDASSGGHLLEQIANTRKKFAIDFGLVIPAIRIIDNLEIPHDNYSIRINGVVVGQSAVRADRLMAMNNTARNLDPIVGEPFTEPAFGLKATWIDPNDKIEVENKGYSVVDPSTVIITHLKELISNYASQLLGREEVKALLEHLRQTHPTLVGELDYDKQGRLGIIQQTLQNLLAEGLSIKNLPKIMDAIANHLPRTNNPFDLAEHVRQALSRQIINDFLSPDGKLHVVTIDPRIIDRMNKSITLDETDGSKLIILPHDVRVRILESVYNELQKALDENRFLIFVVSRYLRQAFAFFLTKELPPRNFAVIASEEIHRGVPTEIASVLSLPSREEHPQEA from the coding sequence ATGAACTTTAGAGACATACTCAAACAATCCGATGTGGTTTTAGGGGTGGGAACACTTCTGATTTTGGGAATGTTGATTGTCCCTTTACCGGGATTTGTCTTGGACATTCTGATAGTAGTGAGTATTGGGCTTGGGTTACTCATTCTCATGACGGCATTGTCCGTGACCGAACCAAGCGAGTTTTCGATTTTTCCAAGTTTACTACTCATTACCACCTTATTTAGGTTAGCGCTGAACGTATCCACAACAAGACAAATTTTATCCAAAGGCCCTGCGATGAACTCAAGTGTGATTGAAGCATTTGGAACATTTGTGGTGGGTGGAGAATCGGGACTTGGGAAGTATGTCGTAGGCCTTATTATCTTTATCATCCTTACCATCGTACAGGTATTAGTGATCACGAAAGGTGCGACGAGGATCTCGGAAGTTGCTGCCAGGTTCACACTCGATGGATTACCACAAAAACAAATGTCGATAGATATGGAATTGAATAGTGGTGCAATTACAGAAGCAGAGGCAAAAGTAAAACGTAAAAAAGTCCAAAGAGAAGTAGATTTTTATGGGGCCATGGATGGAGCTTCGAAATTCGTTCAAGGTGATGTTCGTGCAGGTTTAATCATTACCGCGATTAACTTACTTGGTGGGATTCTGATTGGATCTACGATTCGTGGAGAATCATTTCTCGCATCCATTGAAACCTATGGAAAATTTACGATTGGAGATGGACTTGTTTCGCAAATTCCAGGTCTTCTTTCTACAACTGCTACTGGTATCATTGTCACTCGTTCCAGTTCAGAAAAGAAGCTAACCGTAGAGATCAAAGACCAACTTTTTGGGAATGCCAAAACTTTGTATGTGGTTTCGGGGGCACTTGGTCTTTCTAGTTTGATTCCGGGACTTCCATTTTTTTCCCTTTTGTTTTTAGCAGGTGCCATTGGGTATTTGGGATATTCCATCGAACAAGTGGCAAAAGAAGAAATCAAAAAAATTGAAAACGTTGCGCAAGAAAAGGTCCAAGAGAAAAAACCAGAAAACTACATCAAAGAAATTTCTGTGGAAGCCATTCAAGTGGAACTAGGTCGCGATTTACTTCCGTTAGTGGATGCATCTTCTGGTGGGCATCTACTTGAGCAGATTGCCAATACTCGTAAAAAATTCGCTATCGATTTTGGTCTCGTGATCCCTGCGATTCGAATCATAGACAATCTAGAAATCCCTCACGATAATTATAGCATTCGCATCAATGGTGTTGTTGTTGGGCAATCAGCAGTGAGAGCTGATCGTTTGATGGCAATGAACAATACCGCACGTAACTTGGATCCAATCGTAGGAGAACCATTCACGGAGCCGGCATTTGGTTTGAAGGCAACTTGGATTGATCCAAATGATAAAATTGAGGTGGAGAATAAAGGTTATTCGGTTGTGGATCCATCAACGGTTATCATCACTCATCTAAAAGAGTTAATTTCAAATTACGCTTCACAACTTTTAGGAAGAGAAGAAGTAAAAGCACTTCTAGAACACTTACGACAAACCCATCCCACTCTTGTGGGAGAATTGGATTATGACAAACAAGGAAGACTGGGGATCATCCAACAAACCTTGCAAAACCTTCTGGCAGAGGGACTATCCATTAAAAACCTTCCGAAAATTATGGATGCGATTGCGAACCATCTCCCAAGGACAAACAATCCTTTTGATTTGGCTGAACATGTAAGGCAAGCTTTATCGCGCCAAATCATCAATGATTTTCTTTCTCCAGATGGAAAGTTACATGTGGTTACAATTGACCCAAGGATCATTGATCGTATGAACAAAAGTATCACACTGGATGAAACTGATGGTAGTAAACTCATCATCCTTCCACATGATGTTCGTGTGAGGATTTTAGAATCTGTTTACAATGAATTACAAAAGGCATTGGATGAAAATAGGTTCCTGATTTTTGTAGTTTCTAGGTATCTCAGACAAGCATTCGCATTCTTTTTGACAAAGGAACTACCCCCCAGGAACTTTGCAGTAATTGCTTCTGAAGAAATTCATAGAGGGGTTCCGACAGAAATTGCTTCGGTTTTAAGCCTTCCATCCCGAGAGGAACACCCACAAGAAGCATAG
- the dusA gene encoding tRNA dihydrouridine(20/20a) synthase DusA, with protein sequence MPSLVPSHRISVAPMMDWTDRHFRFLMRLISKQTLLYTEMVTTGAILRGKDNHRYLDFSKEEHPVVLQLGGDSPVSLAECAKIGEDYGYDEINLNVGCPSDRVQSGSFGACLMKDPDLVAEMVFACKGKVKVPVTVKHRIGVNGKESYEDLHHFVSKINAAGVDHSIVHARIAILEGLSPKENRTVPPLRYEDVYRLKTDFPDLPITINGGIKTHSEIKEHLMKVDGVMIGRAAYDNPYMFYEVDQLYYGSKENPPSREDVLRELIPYIRSSLARDGKVHHILRHILGLYFGERGAREYRKFLTDRMHLSGANESILEDYLKR encoded by the coding sequence TTGCCTAGTCTTGTCCCATCGCACCGCATTTCTGTTGCTCCGATGATGGACTGGACCGACAGACATTTCCGCTTTTTGATGAGGCTTATCTCCAAACAGACCTTACTCTATACGGAGATGGTAACTACAGGTGCCATCCTCCGTGGGAAAGACAACCACAGATACTTAGATTTTTCAAAAGAAGAACATCCCGTTGTGCTTCAGTTAGGTGGTGATTCGCCAGTATCCCTGGCAGAATGTGCCAAAATTGGCGAAGATTATGGATATGACGAAATCAATCTGAATGTCGGTTGTCCCTCGGATCGAGTACAAAGTGGAAGTTTTGGGGCATGCCTCATGAAAGATCCAGACCTTGTGGCAGAAATGGTTTTTGCTTGTAAGGGAAAGGTTAAAGTTCCTGTAACCGTCAAACATCGGATTGGTGTGAATGGAAAAGAAAGTTACGAGGACCTGCATCATTTTGTTTCTAAGATTAATGCCGCTGGTGTGGATCATAGTATTGTTCATGCAAGGATTGCTATTTTAGAAGGACTTTCTCCCAAAGAAAACCGAACGGTTCCTCCCCTTCGTTATGAAGATGTTTACCGATTAAAAACAGATTTCCCTGATTTACCCATCACCATCAACGGGGGAATTAAGACGCATTCTGAAATTAAAGAGCACCTAATGAAAGTAGATGGAGTGATGATTGGGCGTGCTGCTTATGATAATCCGTATATGTTTTATGAAGTAGACCAATTGTATTATGGATCTAAGGAAAATCCTCCGTCTAGAGAAGATGTTCTTCGGGAACTCATTCCTTATATTCGGTCATCTCTTGCGAGAGATGGAAAAGTACATCATATTTTACGCCATATTTTGGGACTTTATTTTGGAGAAAGGGGAGCTCGTGAGTATCGAAAATTTCTCACAGACCGGATGCACCTATCGGGAGCTAATGAATCCATCCTAGAGGATTATCTGAAGCGTTAA
- a CDS encoding DNA repair helicase XPB: MTKPLTVQSDKTMLLEVDNPEFEACRDLVSKFAELEKSPEYMHTYRISPLSLWNAASIKMTADEIIEGLTKFARYSVPKNVMNEVREQISRYGKVKLVKEESGELYIISNEKGFITEIANNRAVQPFVDGMEGDKIRIKKEYRGHIKQALIKIGFPVEDLAGYDEGNKYPFNLRPTTKGGIKFGMRDYQRASVEAFHAGGRNEGGSGVVVLPCGAGKTIVGMGVMQIVGAETLILVTNTLSIRQWRNEILDKTDIPESDIGEYSGELKEIKPITIATYNILTHRKKKGGDFTHFHIFSANNWGLIVYDEVHLLPAPVFRMTSELQAKRRLGLTATLVREDGLEEDVFSLIGPKKYDVPWKELEAKSWIAEANCVEIRVPMEDDLRMKYSVADDREKFRLASENPEKLRAISYILKKHSTNNILVIGQYINQLEEISNTFKIPLITGKTPLPERQELYQAFRSGQIKQLVVSKVANFSIDLPDANIAIQVSGTFGSRQEEAQRLGRILRPKSQDNTAIFYSLISRDTNEERFGQNRQLFLTEQGYEYEIYTLDQFKETVPEESLTK; the protein is encoded by the coding sequence ATGACCAAGCCACTCACCGTACAAAGTGACAAAACAATGCTTCTAGAGGTGGATAACCCAGAATTTGAAGCCTGTCGGGACCTCGTTTCCAAGTTTGCTGAGCTCGAAAAAAGCCCAGAGTATATGCATACGTATCGCATTTCTCCACTTTCTTTGTGGAATGCTGCATCCATTAAAATGACGGCAGATGAGATCATTGAAGGTTTAACTAAGTTTGCTCGTTATTCCGTTCCTAAAAACGTGATGAATGAAGTGAGAGAACAAATCTCTCGTTATGGAAAAGTAAAACTAGTGAAAGAAGAATCCGGGGAATTGTATATCATTTCCAACGAAAAAGGATTCATTACTGAAATTGCAAACAACCGTGCCGTTCAACCTTTTGTGGATGGAATGGAAGGTGATAAAATTCGTATCAAAAAAGAATATCGTGGTCACATCAAACAAGCGTTAATCAAAATTGGCTTTCCTGTGGAAGACCTTGCTGGTTATGATGAAGGTAATAAATACCCGTTTAACTTACGTCCTACAACAAAAGGTGGAATTAAGTTTGGAATGCGTGACTACCAAAGAGCTTCGGTTGAGGCTTTTCATGCTGGTGGGCGTAACGAAGGGGGATCTGGGGTTGTAGTCCTTCCTTGTGGTGCGGGAAAAACCATCGTGGGGATGGGAGTGATGCAGATTGTCGGTGCGGAAACTCTGATTCTTGTAACGAACACTTTGTCCATCCGTCAGTGGAGAAATGAAATTTTAGACAAAACCGATATCCCTGAATCAGACATTGGGGAGTATTCGGGTGAACTCAAAGAAATTAAACCCATCACGATTGCAACGTATAATATCTTAACTCATAGAAAGAAAAAAGGTGGCGACTTCACACACTTTCATATCTTCAGTGCAAACAACTGGGGACTGATTGTTTACGATGAGGTTCACTTATTGCCGGCTCCTGTGTTTCGTATGACGTCAGAACTCCAAGCCAAACGTAGGTTAGGTCTTACTGCGACTCTTGTAAGGGAAGATGGACTGGAAGAAGATGTATTCTCACTGATCGGACCTAAAAAATACGATGTGCCTTGGAAGGAACTCGAAGCAAAGTCTTGGATTGCCGAAGCCAATTGTGTGGAGATTCGTGTACCTATGGAAGATGACCTTCGTATGAAGTATTCTGTGGCAGATGACCGTGAGAAGTTCCGATTGGCATCAGAAAACCCGGAAAAACTTCGTGCGATTAGCTATATCTTAAAAAAACATTCCACTAACAATATTTTGGTGATTGGGCAGTATATCAATCAGTTGGAAGAAATTTCAAATACTTTCAAAATCCCTTTGATTACGGGAAAAACTCCACTGCCTGAAAGACAAGAACTTTACCAAGCGTTTCGTTCTGGTCAAATCAAACAACTTGTGGTGTCTAAGGTGGCGAACTTCTCTATCGACTTACCAGATGCAAACATTGCCATCCAGGTATCGGGTACCTTTGGTTCGAGACAAGAAGAGGCACAGCGTTTAGGTCGAATCCTTCGTCCTAAATCCCAAGACAACACGGCAATTTTTTACTCGTTGATTTCGCGTGATACCAACGAAGAAAGATTTGGGCAAAACAGGCAACTCTTCCTCACCGAACAAGGGTATGAATACGAAATTTATACTTTGGATCAGTTTAAAGAAACTGTTCCGGAAGAATCACTCACTAAATAG
- a CDS encoding pyridoxal phosphate-dependent aminotransferase produces the protein MKLVAKRLDVVEPSPTLAITAKANQLKASGLDVVGFGAGEPDFDTPTHIKEAAKKAMDQGKTKYTPVSGTVSLKEAIIKKFETENGLKYEKNQIIVGTGGKQVLYNFFMATLNPGDEVIIPAPYWVSYADIVRLAEGTPVIVSTDISSGFKITAAQLEKAITPKTKVFIFNSPSNPTGAAYTRSDVEALVKVLEPKDIITVSDDIYEKIIYDGLEFVNPAMISEKMKEKTFVINGVSKAYSMTGWRIGYGAGNAEIVKNMDTMQGQSTSNASSISQAAAEAALTGDQTPVNDMLKAFDKRRKLIVGLLREIPGVECRMPEGAFYAFPYMTGVYETPGFKRLLAEKKETSYSKLFCDVLLDKYNVAAVPGIAFGDDKAIRLSYALGDKDIEKGVSRIKQMVEDLQK, from the coding sequence ATGAAACTTGTAGCAAAACGACTGGATGTCGTAGAACCTTCTCCCACTCTCGCAATCACTGCCAAAGCCAATCAGTTGAAAGCGAGTGGACTTGATGTTGTTGGATTTGGAGCAGGGGAACCTGACTTTGATACACCGACACATATCAAAGAAGCTGCCAAAAAAGCAATGGACCAAGGGAAAACCAAATACACTCCTGTGAGTGGAACTGTTTCTTTGAAAGAAGCCATCATTAAAAAGTTCGAAACTGAAAACGGTTTAAAATACGAAAAGAACCAAATCATTGTAGGAACAGGTGGGAAACAGGTTCTCTACAATTTTTTTATGGCAACTCTCAATCCTGGAGATGAGGTGATCATTCCTGCACCGTATTGGGTAAGTTATGCGGACATCGTTCGTTTAGCGGAAGGAACTCCGGTGATTGTTTCAACGGATATTTCCAGTGGATTTAAAATCACCGCAGCTCAATTGGAAAAAGCCATCACTCCCAAAACAAAGGTATTTATTTTTAATTCACCATCCAACCCTACTGGAGCGGCTTACACTCGTTCGGATGTCGAAGCACTTGTAAAGGTATTGGAGCCAAAAGATATCATTACTGTTTCGGATGATATTTATGAAAAAATCATCTATGATGGCTTGGAATTTGTAAATCCAGCGATGATCTCCGAGAAGATGAAGGAAAAAACCTTTGTGATCAATGGTGTGTCCAAAGCTTATTCCATGACGGGTTGGAGGATTGGATACGGAGCAGGAAACGCAGAGATTGTGAAAAATATGGATACCATGCAAGGCCAATCCACAAGCAATGCATCTTCCATTTCCCAAGCAGCTGCAGAGGCCGCTCTCACTGGTGACCAAACTCCTGTGAATGATATGTTAAAAGCATTTGACAAACGTCGTAAACTCATTGTGGGTCTCTTACGTGAGATTCCAGGTGTAGAATGCCGGATGCCAGAAGGAGCATTTTATGCTTTCCCTTACATGACGGGTGTGTACGAAACTCCAGGGTTCAAACGACTTCTCGCAGAGAAAAAAGAAACTTCTTATTCCAAACTTTTTTGTGATGTTCTTCTTGATAAATACAATGTGGCAGCAGTGCCAGGGATTGCATTTGGAGATGACAAAGCTATTCGTTTGTCCTATGCGTTAGGTGATAAAGACATCGAAAAAGGTGTCTCTCGCATCAAACAAATGGTAGAGGATTTACAAAAATAA
- a CDS encoding SH3 domain-containing protein — translation MIFVPLQKIFCRGMVFSQSLVYLRSRVLFRNGLDFFTSFIAVLILVSTLSASLSSLPTIQNKSKQTKPSELIKRDSTSQIVIPVIGLNLHLFADQKSDVLRKLKFGEPVSFDKDSLESPKEDWIPVKLEDGLSGFIKRSVVRSVPPKLYLSTLLFEAERMILSNQIDFAAKQEITDTIFAISSTGKFTGDDFIFIRAKAGFFLKKTVDLMNTKGIKPDNDPGTLEFLKRHQTRLLYDYNSGKYYVDSNYFWKLLEAYPKTKHSDYAGYLATESMPNADCNVDLKCRLEEMRKGKLRYIYLFPTGNYINLYTKDLVYNLQSMTKDPDSIPCFAPVGEGIKSEINQMIRYASEIGPREKKQILPHLQILKKECFR, via the coding sequence ATGATATTTGTCCCTTTACAGAAAATTTTTTGTAGAGGGATGGTCTTTTCTCAGTCATTGGTATATTTACGATCGAGGGTTCTCTTTCGCAATGGATTGGATTTTTTTACCTCATTCATTGCAGTTTTGATCTTAGTCTCTACCTTGTCCGCTTCACTCAGTTCTCTTCCGACCATACAAAATAAATCCAAACAAACAAAACCATCTGAACTCATAAAACGAGATTCCACCTCGCAGATTGTCATTCCGGTGATAGGACTCAATTTGCATTTGTTTGCCGATCAGAAAAGCGATGTATTACGAAAACTAAAATTTGGGGAACCTGTATCTTTTGACAAGGATTCGCTTGAAAGCCCAAAAGAAGATTGGATTCCAGTGAAGTTAGAAGATGGTCTTTCCGGGTTCATCAAACGTTCTGTTGTTCGTTCGGTTCCTCCAAAACTGTATTTGTCGACTTTGTTATTTGAAGCAGAACGAATGATTCTTTCCAATCAAATTGATTTTGCAGCCAAACAAGAGATTACAGATACTATTTTTGCAATTTCTTCTACGGGAAAATTTACTGGTGATGATTTTATTTTTATCCGAGCCAAAGCTGGATTTTTCTTAAAAAAAACAGTCGATTTGATGAATACAAAGGGAATCAAACCTGATAATGATCCAGGTACTTTGGAATTTTTAAAACGCCACCAAACCCGGCTATTGTATGATTACAATTCTGGAAAATACTATGTAGATTCAAATTATTTTTGGAAACTACTGGAAGCCTATCCAAAAACGAAACACTCGGATTACGCAGGTTACCTGGCAACAGAAAGTATGCCGAATGCAGATTGTAATGTGGATTTGAAATGTCGTTTGGAAGAAATGAGAAAGGGAAAACTTCGTTATATTTATTTATTCCCCACAGGCAATTATATCAATTTATATACCAAAGATTTAGTATACAATTTACAATCGATGACAAAAGATCCAGATTCCATTCCTTGTTTCGCCCCAGTAGGGGAAGGGATTAAGTCTGAAATCAATCAGATGATTCGATATGCTTCTGAGATTGGCCCGAGAGAAAAAAAACAAATCCTCCCTCATTTACAAATTCTAAAGAAAGAATGTTTTCGTTAG
- a CDS encoding alpha/beta fold hydrolase, translating into MKLSYKLYPFQASSENQKSVGNIVILHGLFGSSKNWVTVAKFLSNFGSVYTVDQRNHGDSPHADEHSIRLMSEDMEEFLLDHQIKNPILLGHSMGGLVAMYFDFMHPGFLDALIVQDIAPRSYPFAYDQEIQSMSFPLQGFTSRTQIDMEMAKFLPDTFIRQFLQMSLERLDSGEYRWKLNVSGLNAARRIFDHPFPEKISSDTNAFFILGAASTYITDSDKILIQETFSHLTMKSILGGGHYIHYTHQAEYLEILKNWFQSKITNL; encoded by the coding sequence GTGAAATTAAGTTACAAACTGTATCCATTTCAGGCAAGTTCAGAAAATCAAAAATCTGTAGGTAATATTGTCATCTTACATGGATTATTTGGCTCATCAAAAAACTGGGTAACCGTGGCAAAGTTTTTATCAAATTTTGGTTCCGTATATACTGTTGACCAAAGAAACCATGGAGACTCTCCTCATGCAGATGAACACTCCATTCGGTTAATGTCAGAGGATATGGAAGAATTCCTTTTGGACCATCAAATTAAAAATCCGATTTTACTTGGTCACTCTATGGGTGGGCTTGTGGCAATGTATTTTGATTTTATGCATCCTGGTTTTTTGGATGCCTTGATTGTGCAAGACATTGCGCCTAGATCCTATCCTTTCGCTTACGATCAGGAAATCCAGTCTATGTCTTTTCCCCTTCAAGGATTTACTTCCCGAACTCAAATAGATATGGAGATGGCAAAGTTTTTACCGGATACGTTTATCCGCCAATTTTTACAAATGAGTTTGGAACGATTAGATTCTGGTGAGTATCGTTGGAAATTAAATGTATCGGGGTTGAATGCAGCAAGGCGAATCTTCGATCATCCTTTTCCTGAAAAAATATCCTCTGATACAAACGCCTTTTTTATTCTGGGAGCAGCTTCTACTTACATTACGGATTCGGATAAAATCTTGATTCAGGAAACTTTTTCCCATTTAACAATGAAAAGTATTTTGGGAGGTGGCCATTATATTCATTATACCCACCAAGCAGAGTATTTGGAAATTTTGAAGAATTGGTTTCAATCTAAAATCACCAACCTCTGA
- a CDS encoding Dps family protein, with protein MMKINIGIPEEERSAISESLKKLLADTYTLYQKTHSYHWNVTGPMFQTLHILFMTQYTELWNAIDPIAERIRSLGYYAPMGGWEFAKYSSIAEDKEVPKAQDMIKHLVEGNEAVIRTARAAYAPAEKGNDQATLDLLTQRLDIHEKTAWMLRSLLED; from the coding sequence ATAATGAAAATTAATATTGGAATCCCAGAAGAAGAAAGAAGTGCGATCTCTGAATCTTTAAAAAAACTTTTAGCGGATACGTACACTTTGTATCAAAAGACTCATAGTTACCATTGGAATGTAACTGGGCCAATGTTTCAAACTTTGCACATTCTGTTTATGACACAGTATACAGAACTTTGGAATGCAATTGATCCCATTGCAGAAAGAATTAGATCTCTTGGATACTACGCACCAATGGGTGGTTGGGAATTTGCAAAATATTCGAGCATCGCAGAAGACAAAGAAGTTCCCAAAGCCCAAGATATGATTAAACATTTAGTCGAAGGAAATGAAGCAGTCATTAGAACAGCACGGGCAGCATACGCACCAGCTGAAAAAGGAAACGACCAAGCAACATTAGATTTACTCACACAACGTTTGGACATTCACGAAAAAACAGCATGGATGTTGAGGTCCTTACTGGAAGATTAA